From the Marinomonas sp. THO17 genome, one window contains:
- the fabD gene encoding ACP S-malonyltransferase, whose protein sequence is MSTTTAFVFPGQGSQQLGMLADLAEKHGIIKQTFAEASDALGYDLWDLVQNDAERLSQTDKTQPALLTSSVALWRLWEQQGGDKPAYLAGHSLGEYSALVCAGVIEFADAVKLVKLRGEYMQQAVPAGEGAMAAIIGLDDDKVVAVCDAVQGIVSAVNFNSPGQVVIAGHVAAVEAAMEKAKEAGAKRALPLPVSVPSHCELMIPAGEKLAKELNSIEFKAPTCTLVQNVSAQAVSDPELIKSNLVAQLSEPVLWTQSIALLAELGVTTTIECGPGKVLSGLNKRIVKGLAASSVGDLAGFEAALAN, encoded by the coding sequence GAAAAGCATGGCATTATAAAGCAAACCTTTGCGGAAGCTTCTGATGCTTTGGGCTACGATCTATGGGATCTGGTTCAAAATGATGCTGAAAGATTGAGCCAAACTGATAAAACTCAACCAGCTTTGTTGACGTCAAGTGTTGCTCTATGGCGTCTTTGGGAGCAGCAGGGGGGTGACAAACCCGCCTACCTGGCTGGTCACAGTTTAGGGGAATACTCTGCTTTAGTGTGTGCTGGTGTGATTGAGTTTGCTGATGCTGTGAAATTGGTAAAATTACGCGGCGAGTACATGCAGCAAGCTGTCCCAGCTGGTGAAGGCGCTATGGCGGCGATTATTGGTTTAGATGATGATAAGGTCGTTGCGGTTTGTGATGCTGTACAAGGCATCGTCAGTGCAGTGAATTTTAACTCGCCAGGTCAAGTGGTTATTGCTGGTCATGTTGCCGCCGTAGAAGCAGCAATGGAAAAAGCGAAAGAAGCAGGTGCAAAACGTGCTTTACCCCTTCCTGTTAGTGTACCATCTCATTGTGAATTGATGATTCCTGCAGGCGAAAAATTGGCCAAAGAATTGAACTCTATTGAGTTTAAAGCGCCGACTTGTACACTGGTGCAGAATGTTTCTGCGCAGGCTGTGTCCGATCCTGAGTTGATCAAGTCGAACTTGGTGGCTCAATTGAGTGAGCCTGTATTGTGGACACAATCGATTGCTTTACTTGCTGAGTTGGGTGTTACTACCACTATTGAATGTGGACCAGGTAAAGTGTTAAGTGGTTTGAATAAACGTATTGTAAAAGGCTTGGCAGCATCTTCTGTTGGAGATTTGGCAGGTTTTGAAGCGGCATTAGCTAACTAG
- the acpP gene encoding acyl carrier protein, giving the protein MSSIEERVKKIVCEQLGVKEEEVVPSASFVDDLGADSLDTVELVMALEEEFDTEIPDEEAEKITTVQAANDYINANL; this is encoded by the coding sequence ATGAGTAGCATTGAAGAACGCGTAAAAAAAATCGTTTGTGAACAACTGGGTGTTAAAGAGGAAGAGGTTGTTCCTTCAGCATCTTTTGTAGATGACCTAGGTGCAGATTCCCTAGATACGGTTGAGTTGGTTATGGCTCTTGAAGAGGAATTTGATACTGAAATTCCTGATGAAGAAGCTGAAAAAATCACTACCGTACAAGCAGCGAATGACTACATCAACGCTAACTTGTAA
- the fabG gene encoding 3-oxoacyl-ACP reductase FabG, protein MSLEGKIALVTGATRGIGKAIATALVEQGATVIGTATSESGAQSISEYLGENGKGWVLDVSSSDSVDSVVKEVTAEFGAPTILVNNAGITRDNLMMRMKEDEWEQVLNTNLTSVYRVTKACLRGMTKAKFGRVISISSVVGSMGNGGQTNYSAAKAGLEGFSRSLAAEIASRGITVNCVAPGFIETDMTKVLPEDHKAKLVEKVPSARLGQPEEIASAVAFLASQGAAYITGETLHVNGGMYMS, encoded by the coding sequence ATGAGTCTTGAAGGAAAAATTGCCCTAGTGACAGGAGCGACACGAGGCATAGGTAAAGCGATTGCAACTGCTTTAGTTGAGCAAGGTGCAACCGTGATTGGTACCGCGACCAGTGAATCTGGTGCGCAAAGTATCAGTGAATACCTAGGTGAAAATGGAAAGGGTTGGGTATTGGATGTCTCATCCAGTGATTCCGTAGACAGTGTGGTCAAAGAAGTGACCGCTGAATTCGGTGCGCCAACTATTTTAGTTAATAATGCCGGTATTACTCGCGATAACCTTATGATGCGTATGAAAGAAGATGAGTGGGAGCAAGTGCTTAACACTAATCTGACTTCAGTATATCGTGTCACCAAGGCTTGCTTGCGTGGTATGACCAAAGCCAAATTTGGTCGCGTCATCAGTATTAGTTCTGTTGTAGGCTCCATGGGGAATGGTGGTCAGACTAACTATTCAGCTGCCAAAGCGGGTTTAGAAGGCTTTAGCCGTTCGCTAGCAGCGGAAATTGCTTCTCGTGGTATCACAGTGAATTGTGTTGCCCCAGGCTTTATTGAAACAGACATGACCAAAGTATTGCCAGAAGATCACAAAGCCAAATTGGTGGAAAAAGTGCCTTCAGCGCGTCTTGGTCAACCTGAAGAAATTGCGTCAGCTGTCGCATTTTTGGCGTCACAAGGCGCTGCGTACATTACCGGTGAGACCTTGCATGTCAATGGCGGCATGTATATGTCATAA